From Sphingomonas hengshuiensis, one genomic window encodes:
- a CDS encoding (deoxy)nucleoside triphosphate pyrophosphohydrolase translates to MSSAPLLLVVAAALVDPNGHVLVQRRPPGKPMADLWEFPGGKVEPGELPEAALARELREELGVTVSPAALVPAAFASEALGERHLLLLLYTLRAWEGVPESRHATAIDWLRPAEMRGLAMPPADLPLIGLLERLV, encoded by the coding sequence ATTAGCAGTGCTCCCCTCCTTCTCGTCGTCGCGGCGGCACTGGTGGATCCGAACGGGCACGTGCTGGTGCAGCGGCGCCCGCCGGGGAAGCCGATGGCCGATTTGTGGGAATTTCCCGGCGGCAAGGTGGAGCCGGGCGAGTTGCCCGAGGCGGCGCTGGCGCGCGAACTGCGCGAGGAACTGGGGGTCACGGTGTCGCCCGCCGCACTGGTGCCTGCCGCCTTTGCGAGCGAAGCGCTGGGCGAGCGGCATTTGCTGCTGCTGCTCTACACGCTGCGCGCGTGGGAGGGCGTGCCCGAGTCGCGGCATGCGACGGCGATCGACTGGCTACGCCCCGCCGAGATGCGCGGACTGGCGATGCCGCCCGCCGACCTGCCGTTGATTGGATTGCTGGAGCGGCTGGTCTAG